A portion of the Bdellovibrionales bacterium genome contains these proteins:
- a CDS encoding patatin-like phospholipase family protein — protein MKTKESDSPPNQKQPGIVLSGGGARGAYQAGVIRAIYELNKEFRAPDLFKIISGVSAGAINAAFIASHAQDLESATEGLCQLWRSLKPEDVFSNNLGTIAANASRVIRGLSFGGLSQKLRPDSMALLDTSPLRQLLGSAIPFAQIQKNLDKGHLHAVCLSATDYSTSLGITFVQGKDDLAMWNRSRRHSVRAELTLDHVMASSSIPVFFPPVKVNGREYGDGCLRNQAPLSPAVHMGANRLIVIGIRASSRLHLENTTPMMATLGRITGVIVNSIFMDAIESDLERVHIINQALGQNASPGGPIGLRPVYPFYLRPSEDIAEIAFKHRDRLPKVFRYLMGGLGSAEETSDLLSFLLFDPHYCSELVDLGYRDTKARTAELAMFLEA, from the coding sequence GGGAGCTTATCAAGCGGGCGTGATCCGTGCGATTTATGAGCTCAACAAAGAATTTCGAGCTCCGGATCTCTTTAAGATTATTTCGGGGGTCAGCGCCGGAGCTATTAATGCCGCCTTCATTGCTTCTCACGCTCAGGATCTTGAGTCCGCCACCGAAGGACTTTGCCAACTTTGGAGAAGTCTTAAGCCCGAAGACGTTTTTTCTAATAATCTTGGCACAATTGCCGCCAACGCCAGCCGGGTCATTCGCGGTCTGTCTTTTGGAGGTCTGAGCCAAAAGCTCAGACCTGACTCGATGGCCCTTCTTGACACAAGTCCTTTGCGGCAATTGCTCGGATCAGCCATACCTTTTGCTCAAATACAGAAGAATTTGGATAAGGGGCATCTGCACGCCGTTTGTCTTTCAGCAACCGATTATTCCACCTCTCTTGGAATTACTTTCGTTCAAGGCAAAGATGACCTCGCCATGTGGAACCGATCCCGACGCCACAGTGTCCGAGCCGAACTCACTCTAGATCACGTGATGGCTTCGAGCTCAATCCCCGTTTTTTTCCCTCCTGTCAAAGTGAATGGACGAGAATACGGAGACGGTTGTTTGCGAAATCAAGCCCCATTAAGCCCCGCCGTCCACATGGGTGCCAACCGCTTGATCGTGATCGGCATCCGTGCCTCCAGCCGCCTCCATTTAGAAAACACAACCCCCATGATGGCCACGCTGGGACGAATCACTGGGGTCATTGTCAATTCCATATTTATGGACGCCATCGAATCCGATTTAGAACGTGTTCACATCATTAACCAAGCATTAGGACAGAATGCCTCTCCTGGCGGTCCAATAGGTCTCAGGCCCGTCTACCCTTTTTATTTGCGACCATCAGAAGATATTGCAGAGATTGCTTTTAAGCACAGAGACAGACTCCCCAAGGTCTTTCGTTATCTCATGGGGGGTTTGGGGTCGGCTGAAGAAACCAGCGATCTTTTGAGCTTTCTCCTTTTTGACCCCCACTATTGCTCGGAACTCGTCGATCTGGGTTATCGTGATACGAAAGCTCGAACGGCCGAATTGGCCATGTTTCTCGAAGCTTAA